Proteins encoded together in one Branchiostoma floridae strain S238N-H82 chromosome 18, Bfl_VNyyK, whole genome shotgun sequence window:
- the LOC118405926 gene encoding uncharacterized protein LOC118405926 produces the protein MPSSLLWWAVRVILLLVVLGFYNHHNRVEEENEALSKRVQRLEIELQKLQEQCSSKNTLDNAGVQNDSSDSDVGNIGHKEKEKETEDKKEESRKTEPSTVGNDWEFTKKHVPEKETEETNILGVKDL, from the exons ATGCCAAGTTCTTTGTTGTGGTGGGCTGTGCGAGTTATTCTTCTGCTTGTTGTTCTCGGCTTCTACAACCACCACAACCGTGTTGAAGAAGAAAACGAGGCACTGTCTAAAAGGGTGCAGCGGTTGGAGATAGAATTACAGAAACTTCAGGAACAATGCAGTTCAAAGAATACTCTGGATAATGCTGGGGTCCAAAACGATTCGAGTGACAGTGACGTAGGAAACATAGGGCACAAAGAG AAGGAAAAGGAGACGGAAGATAAAAAGGAGGAATCAAGAAAGACTGAACCATCCACAGTCGGAAATG ATTGGGAATTCACCAAGAAACATGTCCCCGAAAAAGAAACTGAGGAAACAAACATTCTGGGTGTAAAGGATCTGTAA
- the LOC118406262 gene encoding uncharacterized protein LOC118406262 isoform X1, protein MDGEAEPVGASGAGPSNGKTRNPPFKSCQTRKISIHYCNNPSHSCKEESSKISDTYEEAQNVYFTIRDEDLPPPPQVSNQADPEALSRPDNGDAGDSTKICSIIFGSYLCRGFIIAAAVMAVIVTGVVVGLIFTAAPENEAEHSLAASHNLTTAILLANVSTTEPAMTKIWVPPTSVHLMSNKSTANKALTRNGCQTGYKLLLTTCIRVDFRQKNYWGAREACEREGATLAMPKTKELDLALRNLVSKEGHNLEPWIGLKDNNYFRLLKRQWQWEDGSALRNYKGWNPGVPNNRRLTHRTRLCVHYWPGRTGYPMWNDLGCSRRRGFICQTFLA, encoded by the exons ATGGACGGAGAAGCGGAGCCAGTTGGGGCCTCCGGCGCGGGGCCCAGCAACGGAAAAACAAGAAACCCTCCGTTCAAATCTTGTCAAACCCGTAAAATTAGCATCCACTACTGTAATAATCCTTCTCACAGCTGTAAAGAAGAGTCAAGTAAGATTTCtgacacgtacgaagaagcacAGAATGTGTACTTTACAATTCGTGACGAAGATCTCCCGCCGCCACCACAAGTGTCAAACCAAGCTGATCCAGAGGCGCTGTCACGCCCAGATAATGGAGATGCCGGAG ATTCGACGAAGATCTGTTCCATCATTTTCGGCTCCTATCTATGCCGTGGATTCATCATAGCTGCTGCAGTGATGGCCGTGATTGTTACAGGAGTTGTTGTAGGCCTTATTTTCACGGCCGCACCAGAGAATGAAGCAGAACATAGCCTG GCTGCCAGTCATAATCTCACGACGGCAATTTTACTGGCAAATGTGTCAACGACAGAGCCGGCCATGACTAAG ATTTGGGTACCTCCGACCAGCGTGCATCTAATGTCTAATAAATCAACGGCCAATAAAG CTTTGACGCGAAACGGCTGCCAAACAGGATACAAACTCCTTCTCACGACCTGCATCCGGGTCGATTTCCGACAAAAGAACTACTGGGGCGCCAGGGAGGCCTGCGAGAGGGAGGGGGCTACACTAGCCATGCCTAAAACAAAAGAGTTGGACCTGGCGTTGAGAAACCTTGTCAGCAAGGAAGGTCACAACCTCGAACCTTGGATTGGTCTGAAGGACAATAACTACTTTCGTCTTCTTAAAAGACAGTGGCAATGGGAAGATGGGTCTGCCTTGCGCAACTACAAA GGGTGGAATCCAGGAGTGCCAAATAACCGTAGACTGACCCATCGAACGAGACTGTGTGTACACTACTGGCCAGGTCGTACTGGCTATCCTATGTGGAATGACCTCGGATGCTCTCGTAGACGCGGGTTTATTTGTCAGACCTTTTTGgcgtaa
- the LOC118405428 gene encoding RING finger protein nhl-1-like: MKGVKLRWFPTAMQPCGIATGNNNSLWVVLQGGGSLNAVAQYSKKGHVIATYKCNGRFRIYDIAVDRISDKIVLTITRRSGKTSQAEAVWFRPAYTNGKPICNLSRFGTIEGSYARSVTVDRKGNIFIADRYNHRVLKYDKNGVYVSSFGSQGLGSGSLHRPRGVSVDGWGRVIVADTVNHRVEMFTAEGDHVCTVAYIKTPLRVAVGGDGHLVVYKNALVPILPQN, encoded by the coding sequence ATGAAGGGTGTTAAACTTCGATGGTTCCCTACAGCCATGCAGCCATGCGGTATAGCCACAGGCAACAACAACTCCCTTTGGGTCGTTCTGCAGGGAGGCGGCAGCCTAAACGCTGTAGCTCAGTATAGCAAAAAGGGCCACGTCATTGCCACGTACAAGTGCAACGGCCGATTTAGAATCTACGACATTGCAGTGGACAGGATTTCCGACAAAATCGTACTGACAATAACACGACGTTCCGGTAAAACCAGCCAGGCGGAGGCAGTGTGGTTCCGTCCTGCTTACACGAATGGGAAGCCGATATGTAACTTGAGCAGGTTTGGGACGATAGAAGGGAGTTATGCACGGTCTGTCACAGTGGACAGAAAAGGGAACATCTTCATTGCAGACAGGTATAACCATCGTGTTCTCAAGTATGACAAGAATGGAGTCTACGTCTCCAGTTTTGGTAGTCAAGGTCTTGGGTCGGGGAGCCTTCATAGGCCCAGGGGAGTCAGTGTGGACGGTTGGGGCCGTGTGATTGTGGCTGATACTGTGAACCACCGGGTGGAGATGTTCACGGCTGAGGGGGATCATGTCTGCACCGTTGCCTACATCAAGACACCACTGCGTGTTGCTGTAGGTGGGGACGGGCACCTCGTCGTGTACAAAAATGCACTTGTACCAATCTTGCCCCAAAATTAA